The region ACCAATCAGCATTCAGATATCAATAAAACGCATGCGATCTTACAGGATGAGTCAAAGTGCGAAATGATTGTGGTCATCGAAAACTTCATGACATCTTCGGCTAAATACGCCGATATTCTGCTGCCTGATTTAATGACCGTCGAACAGGAAGATATTATTCCTAACGATTATGCCGGGAATATGGGATACCTCATATTTATTCAACCTGCGACCTCCGCCAAATTCGAGCGCAAGCCGATCTACTGGATCATGAGCGAAGTCGCGAAACGGCTGGGCGACGACGTCTATCAACGGTTTACTGAAGGACGCACCCAAGCGCAATGGTTACAATTCCTGTATGCCAAAATGCTCGCCAAAGACCCTGCGCTTCCGTCTTATGATGAACTGAAAAAAATGGGGATCTATAAACGAAAAGATCCTAACGGACACGTTGTCGCCTACAAAAAATTCCGCGAAGACCCTCAAGCCAATCCGCTGAAAACCCCCTCCGGCAAGATAGAAATCTATTCCAGCCGACTGGCCAAAATTGCCAGCACCTGGGAGTTGCAAAAAGATGAAGTGATTAGCCCACTGCCTGTTTACGCCTCAACGTTTGAAGGCTGGGATGACCCCAAACGCAGCACCTTCCCGTTGCAGTTGTTTGGTTTCCATTACAAATCCCGTACGCATTCAAGCTACGGCAACATTGACGTTCTCCAGGCCTCCTGTCGTCAGGAAGTCTGGATAAACCCGGTTGATGCTCAGAAACGCGGCATTGCAAATGGCGATATGGTGCGGGTCTTTAACGATCGCGGTGAAGTGCGTATTCCGGCAAAAGTGACGCCACGCATCCTCCCCGGTGTCAGCGCAATGGGCCAGGGAGCCTGGCACGACGCCGATATGTCCGGCGACAAAATTGATCATGGCGCCTGTGTGAATACGCTGACAACCCAGCGTCCTTCCCCTCTGGCTAAAGGCAACCCACAGCACACAAACCTTGTCGAGATTGAGAAGGTTTAAGGATTAGCTCATGAATGCGCAATACGGATTTTTTATCGACTCCGCCCGTTGCACAGGCTGTAAAACCTGCGAACTGGCGTGTAAAGACTATAAAGACTTAACCCCGGATGTGAGCTTTCGCCGTATTTACGAATACGCTGGCGGCAACTGGCAGGAAGATAACGGCGTCTGGCATCAAAATGTCTTCGCGTATTATCTCTCTATTGCCTGCAACCATTGCGACGACCCTGCCTGTACGAAAGTTTGCCCGAGCGGCGCCATGCATAAACGTGAAGACGGATTTGTCGTGGTGGATGAAGACGTCTGCATCGGCTGCCGTTACTGCCATATGGCCTGCCCGTACGGCGCGCCGCAATATAATGCTGCCAAAGGGCATATGACCAAATGCGACGGCTGCCACGACCGCGTCGCTGACGGGAAAAAACCGATCTGCGTCGAGTCCTGCCCGTTACGTGCCCTGGATTTTGGCCCCATTGATGAACTACGCAAAAAGCACGGTACGCTGGCTGCCGTTGCGCCGCTACCCGGCGCGTACTTCACCAAACCGAATATTGTGATCAAACCTAACGCCAATAGCCGTCCAACCGGGGACTCCACCGGTTATCTGGCAAACCCGAGGGAGGTGTAAAATGGGAAATGGATGGCATGAATGGCCCCTGGTTCTGTTTACCGTGCTGGGTCAATGCGTCGCTGGCGCATTGATCGTTAGCGGAGCGGGCTGGTTGACGGCCAAAGAGACTGCGACAAAGCAACGTATCGTTCGCGGGATGTTCTTTCTGTGGGTAGTGATGGGGATCGGTTTTCTCGCCTCGGTCATGCACCTGGGTTCTCCCCTTCGTGCGCTTAATTCACTTAACAGAGTGGGTGAATCGGCACTGAGTAACGAAATCGCCTGCGGATCACTGTTTTTTGCCGTAGGGGGTTTCTGGTGGCTGGTGGCTTTTATCGGTAAAATGCCAGCCGCATTAGGCAAAATCTGGTTACTGGTGAGCATGATCCTCGGCGTGGTATTTGTCTGGGCAATGACAAACGTTTACCAGATAGATACGGTGCCAACCTGGTATAATGGCTATACAACGGTGGCCTTTTTTATGACGATGCTGCTGGCAGGGCCGCTATTTGCCGCTCTCCTGCTGCGCGCCGCGGGTGTTTCCTTTAACGCAACACCATTCGCCAGTCTCAGCGTACTGGCGCTGTTGATCAGTGCGGCTGTTATTGCCCTGCAAGGTTTGTCGCTCGGCCTCATTCATAGCTCGGTGCAACAGGCAAACGCACTGGTTCCCGACTATGGTAGCTTGCAGGTTTGGCGCATCGTGTTGCTGGCTGCTGGGCTGGGGTGCTGGATTTGCCCGCTGATCCGCCGCAAAGACCCGCATATTGCGGGACTCGCGCTGGGATTAGTATTGGTACTTGTCGGTGAATTTATCGGCCGTGGCTTGTTTTATGGTCTGCATATGACAGTCGGGATGGCTGTTGCAGGTTAACTTTCGAGTGCGGGGAAACCCGCACGTTTCAGGATTGTTTGCATGACCCATTTTTCTCAACGTGACAATTTTTCCACCGCGGCTCGGGTGCTGGGCGCGCTGTTTTACTCTGCACCAGACAGCGCCGAAGCCGCTCCGTTAGTCTCCGCACTCACTGCCGATGGCTGGCAGACACAGTGGCCGCTGCCAGAGGATGCGCTGTCCCCGCTGGTGACAAAATTTCAGGCTGACGCCGATGAAACACTTCCGCACGCCTGGCAGCGTTTGTTTATCGGTCCTTATGCGCTCCCCGCGCCACCCTGGGGATCTGTCTGGTTGGATCGTGAAAATGTCTTATTTGGTGACTCCACGCTGGCATTACGGCAGTGGATGCGGGACAACGGTATCCAGTTTGCCACGCACCAGAATGAACCAGAAGATCACATTGGTGCGCTGTTGTTGTTGGTAGCCTGGCTTGCGGAAAACGAACGTGACACCGAGTGTGAGCAGCTGCTGGCCTGGCATTTGTTACCGTGGTCGGCACGTTTTCTGGAGATCTTCGTCGAGAAAGCTGAACATCCATTCTACCAGGCACTGGGAGAACTGACCCGTCAGACCCTCGCGCACTGGCAGGCTCAGTTGTTGATCCCCGTCGCGAGGAAACCGTTATTTCGCTGATGCCTTCGACAGGCAGGGCGTGCCCTGCCTTTCTCCCTTTATGTGTCGCACGCGGTGCCTTTGCTTCTGACAGTAAATCCCCGCAAAATAGGCCGTCTGAATTTTCTTGTCTGGCAATCCATGCATCATTTACATGTTTACCCTGACCTGCGCGCGATGTTTCGCCGTCTGCTGTTTGCCGCGCTGATTGGTATCCTCGCTGCGCTGGCTGTCGCAGGGTTTCGCCACGCCATGTTACTCCTGGAGTGGTTTTTCCTGAGTAACACCACTGGCAGTCTGGTCAATGCAGCCGCGAACCTGTCACCGTTCAGACGCATGCTGACGCCAGCATTGGGGGGCCTTGCGGCAGGATTACTGCTGTGGGGTTGGCAAAAATTCAACCAGTTACGTCCGCAAGCCCCTACTGATTACATGGAAGCCCTGCAAACTGACGGGCAGTTCGACGTCAGCGCAAGTCTGGTGAAATCACTGGCATCGTTGCTGGTCGTCGCCAGCGGAAGCGCGATTGGTCGCGAAGGCGCAATGATATTGCTCGCCGCGCTGGCAGCCTCCTGTTTTGCACAACGCTTTACACCGCGCACAGAATGGAAACTCTGGATTGCCTGCGGAGCCGCTGCGGGGATGGCTGCCGCGTATCATGCTCCTCTGGCGGGCAGCCTGTTCATCGCCGAAGTGCTGTTTGGCACCTTGATTCTGGCGTCACTGGGCCCTGTGGTTGTCTCCGCGGTTGTCGCACTGTTAACCACAAACGTACTCAGCGACAGCAACGCGCTGCTTTATACCGTGCATTTAACGCGGGAGCTTCACGCGCTGGAGTACGTGATGATTGTCAGCACCGGTCTGGCAGCTGGTGTCTGTGGACCGTTGTTTATGTGGCTGATGACCACCAGCCATAACGGTTTTTTACGCTTAAAACTCTCCCCACCCTGGCAGTTAGCGGCGGGCGGACTCATCGTCGGACTGCTCTCGTTACTGACACCAACCGTCTGGGGGAATGGCTACAGCGTGGTGCAGTCGTTTTTGCTCTCACCCCCGCTGCTGACCGCCATCTCCGGGATCTTCATTTGCAAGTTATTGGCTGTGCTCGCCAGCAGTGGTTCAGGCGCTCCAGGGGGCGTGTTTACCCCGACCCTGTTTGTTGGTCTGTCGATTGGTATGCTGTTTGGTCGTATGTGGGGATTCTGGCTGCCGGGAACGGATGAGATTGCCATACTGCTTGGATTAACGGGGATGGCCACGCTGCTGGCAGCGACTACGCATGCGCCTATCATGTCAACGCTGATGGTTTGTGAAATGACCGGGGAGTATCGTCTGCTCCCCGGACTATTGATAGCCTGTGTCGTGGCGTCTGTCGTATCGCGGACGTTACGCCAGGACTCGATCTACCGACAGCACACTACCGAGCATTGAAAGGCGAATATACTGGGAAAGCTCACGCTGCTCAGCGCGCGGCAAATACGGCAGTTCACCGATCAGCGGTGCCGGTAATTTTTTGCTCAGCACATCAATGATTTCCGCATAATGCGCCAGGCCCGGGTTGATTCGGTTTGCGACCCAACCAATCAGCGGCAGTCCATCGCTGGCAATCGCCTGCGCCGTCAGGATGGCATGATTAATACACCCTTCCTGAATACCCACTACCATCAGTACGGGCAACTGTTCTTGTACCACCCACTCCGATAACGGACGCAGATCGTTCATCAGGCTGCGCCAGCCTCCGGTGCCTTCAACGACAACGTGATCAACCTTTTCGCTCAGGCTCGCGAGTCCGTTAGACAGCAAGGTGTAGTTAACGGGGCCGCTATGCGCCACGCTACTTTCGTCTTCGCTCAGTGCGATAGGGTTGATCGCCTCGTAAGGCAGTTCAATGGAAGAGACACTTTGCAGCACCAGCGCATCTTTGTTGCGCAGGCCTTCCGGGGTCTCTTTACTACCTTTAGCCACGGGTTTGTAGCCCGCAACACGTTTACCCCCTGACGCTAACGCTTGTAGTAATGCGCGGGAAACCACTGTCTTCCCAACAGAAGTGTCTGTACCTGTAATAAAGAAACGCTTCAGCATCACTAACTCCACCGTTATGCTTCGAAAATATAAGCCAGGAAAATAAAACAGTGGGGAAAGTCTAAGGTATGAGGACCCGATCCAGCTTGAGATAGCGCAAATTTTTGTACAACAGTTAAAAAATGTTAACCCTGTAATAGACGAATCAACAAAGAACCGTTATACATCGCGTCCTTAACAAGAGCAGCTCCAGCCATCGTCCCCTGGTTGGTAAACTGTGTACTTTCGACAACAATATGCTGACTGTAGGCGGGAAGCGCTTGCTGACGAATGCTGTCAGCAATGGTCGGGAACAAAATGTCGGCTGCCTTACTGAGCGGAGAACCGATCAGAATCTTTTGCGGGTTGAATAAATTCACCATGATGGCAAGGATCCGGCCCACATGAGTTCCGACGCCGCTAATAATATCTTTCGCCAATAAATCGCCCTGCATGGCCGCCTGGCACAGTGAATCCACCGTCAGTGGCTGCCCATGTAATGAGGAACTCATCGACTGCTTTAGCCGTACCTGCGCCAGCTCAAGCACACTGTCTACGCTGGCGATTGTCTCCAGACAACCGTGGTTGCCGCAATAGCAGCGTTTGCCGTAAGGATCGACCTGCGTATGGCCGATTTCCACCAGGCTGCTACTGCCCGCATGCAGCAAATGACCATCGGTAATCACGCCAGCCCCTACGTTGTGGTCAATCACCACCTGAATCACATCGCGGGCCCCGCGCGACGCGCCAAAAAGCGCTTCGGCCATGGTCCATGCGCTGATATCGTGCTGAATGTAGACCGGCACACCGGTATGCTGCTCAAGCGCTTCACCCAGCGGCATTTCTTTCACATCATCATAAAACGGCATGCGATGAACGACGCCGTTTTCAGTATCGATAATGCCGGGCAAGGTGATGGCGATAGAGGTTAACCGCTCGAGCTTTTGCTGGTGACGGATAAAAAACTGATCGACCTGCGCGATAATACGTTCAAGCAATGGGGTCTCTGAGACCAGCGCCATTTCAAGACAGTCTTCAACCACCAGCTTGCTGCTGAGATCGCGTAACGCGAGAAAAATTTCGCCGCGACTAATACGAATGGATAAGTAGTGCCACGCTTCCGTTTCAACCACCAGGCCAACTGCCGGACGCCCACGACTCCCCGCTTCTTTTATTTCCAGCTCTTGCACCAAATGCGCTTCGAGCATTTCTCGCACAATTTTTGTGATACTGGCTGGCGCCAATTGTGCCAGGCGAGAGAGATCAATACGCGATACCGGTCCAAGCTGATCAATCAGGCGATACACCGCGCCCGCATTGGTCTGCTTAATTTGATCGATATGCCCAGGCTGACTATCAGCAACCACCACTTACTCCCTTTATTTTCGCGCTCCGAAATAATCTGTGGACTATGGTGAAGCACTTCAATGGTTTCCGTCAACTTTTTACTTAGCCTTGTGATTTACTGCACATTTTTGCCCATTTTTAAACTTAATTAAGTGCCCTGAACAGCCGCTATAAGCTGCTGACGAAAGCGTTGGGCAGCATGACTTTGTTCACGATGTTTGGGCCAAACCAACCACATTTCAGACACAGCATCTTCTTCCGCGATGGGAAGCCAGCACATTTCATCCAGTTGTACCCGTTTAAATGACGCGGGCAGAATGGAGACGCCTAATCCAGCCGCCACCAGACCGATGATGGTCATGGCTTCCCCCACCTCCTGAGTGATCGTCGGCGTCAGGCCGTAGCGGCGCATCAGACCAAGAATATCGTCATACAACCCGGTGCCCACATGGGGGTCAAAAAAGACAAAAGGCTCACTGGCCAGTTCCGCCAGCGTAACTACCGGTTTTTGCGCCAGGGGATGTACACGGGGGATCATCGCCATTAACGGTTCATGGAGGATGACCTCCCAGTTCAGGGTGTCCGGGAGTTGCGTATTGCGCAGCAACCCCATATCCAGCGTGCCTTCGTTGAGCGGCGCAATTTGTTCACGCGTATTCATTTCACGGGTTTGCATATGCACAGCCGGATAACACTGGCGAAAATGGGATAACGTATCGGACACGGCCTTAATAAATGGCGCGGAGGAGGTAAAGCCAATGCGCAGTTCCCCGGCCTCACCGAGATGCAGGCGCTCAGCTCTTGCTGCGGCCTCGTTCACCAGTCCGAGAATCTGTCTGCTGTCCGCCAAAAACTGTTTACCTGCGGCGGTCAATGCTACGCTCCGATTCGTCCGCGCCAGTAACCGGGCACCCACCTGCTGCTCGAGGATCTGGATCTGCTGACTCAACGGGGGTTGCGAGATATTCAGCCGTGCTGCCGCACGACCAAAATGTAGCTCTTCGGCCACGGCCACAAAGTAACGCAGATGACGCAGTTCGATATTCATATTTTTAAAATATTATTTGAGATTATTAATATATTAGACAGAATATTGTGATTTTCCTACTCTAAAGGCCAGTCCTGTCGTCGTCATTATTAAGCAAGGATTTCAAGTGAGTCGTACAACTATCGTCGATACCGCGCCGGCAAGCGGTATTGATGAAAACATTATTGCCCCGCCGGATGGTTATATAAAACGCGGTACATCCTCTTTTATGCGCGTCACGCTCGCGCTTTTTTCTGCCGGACTGGCGACATTCGCCCTTCTCTATTGTGTGCAACCGATATTGCCCGTGCTCTCGCATGAATTCGGCGTATCGCCCGCCAGCAGCAGTATTTCACTTTCGATCTCAACCGCGATGCTAGCGATTGGTTTACTGTTTACCGGCCCACTTTCCGATGCCATTGGTCGCAAACCTGTGATGGTCACTGCGCTGCTGCTGGCCTCGTGCTGCACGCTTCTTTCCACAATGATGACCAGCTGGCATGGGATATTAATCATGCGCGCGCTGATTGGCCTGTCGCTAAGCGGCGTGGCTGCCGTCGGCATGACTTATCTCAGTGAGGAAATTCATCCCAGTTTCGTTGCCTTCTCAATGGGCTTATATATCAGTGGGAACTCGATTGGCGGCATGAGTGGTCGCTTGATCAGCGGTGTATTTACCGACTTTTTTAGCTGGCGTATTGCCCTGGCGGCCATCGGCTGTTTTGCGCTGGCGTCCGCGCTGATGTTCTGGAAAATCTTACCGGCATCCCGACACTTCAGGCCAACTTCGCTACGTCCCAAAACGCTGTTTATCAACTTCCGTTTGCACTGGCGTGACAAAGGTTTGCCGCTGCTGTTTGCCGAAGGTTTTCTGCTGATGGGCGCATTCGTTACGCTGTTTAACTACATCGGCTATCGTTTGATGCTGTCACCCTGGGAACTCAGCCAGGCCATTGTCGGCCTGCTCTCGGTGGCGTACCTGACCGGTACCTGGAGTTCGCCAAAAGCGGGCTCGATGACCACCCGTTATGGTCGCGGCCCGGTCATGTTGTTCTCAACGGGTGTCATGCTGTTCGGGCTGCTGATGACACTGTTCACGTCGCTGTGGCTGATTTTTGCCGGAATGCTGCTTTTTTCCGCCGGTTTCTTTGCCGCACACTCCGTCGCAAGCAGCTGGATTGGTCCGCGCGCTAAGCGCGCCAAAGGCCAGGCGTCATCACTGTATCTGTTCAGTTATTATCTGGGATCAAGTATTGCCGGTACGCTGGGCGGCGTGTTCTGGCACAACTACGGCTGGAACGGCGTAGGCGGATTTATTGCACTGATGCTCGTAATGGCGTTACTGGTTGGCGCTCGATTGCATCACCGCCTGCACGCATAAATAACGATGCCCGGAAAGGGTAAAACATTACCGGGCATCAAGAAATCGCGATAGACTCTGAAATCAGGTCCAGCAGAACGAGAACTGAAATAATGAGTAACAGCGCGAATTACCAACAACTTACCCGCACCTTCCAGCGCCTCTCTCGCTTCTCCCATCTCTCGGCAATCACCAGTTGGGACATGTTTACCATGATGCCTTCCGGCGGTAGTAAAGCCCGAAGCGAAGCGTTGGCAGAACTGAGCGTACTTGAACATCAGATCTTAACCGACCCAAACGTAGCAACGTGGATCGCCGCAGCCGGGCAGGACGATCTGAGTGATATTGAACGGGCCAATCTGCGCGAAATGTCACGACTTCATCATCAGGCTTCGCTATTGCCGGAGTCTCTGGTGGAAGCGAAGTCCCTGGCAGGCAGTCGCTGTGAACATGCCTGGCGCAGCCAGCGCCCGGCTAACGACTGGGAAGGTTTTGCCGAAAACCTGAGAGACGTCGTTAAGTACAGTCGCGAAGAAGCCAAACTGCGCGCCGAAGCCAAAGGCTGTACACCTTACGATGCACTCCTCGATGTCTTTGAGCCAGACATGACCAGTGCCCGGCTGGACGTATTATTTGCAGATCTGAAAAGCTGGCTTCCGGACCTGTTAAATAAGGTCGTGGAAAAACAGTCTCAGCAATCCCTCATCGCCCCTGTGGGTCCTTTCCCGACCGCGATTCAGCGCGAGTTAGGTCTTGAGACCATGGCACAGCTTGGGTTTGACTTTACCGCAGGAAGACTGGATATCAGCGCGCATCCATTCTGCGGCGGCGTGCCGGAAGATGTTCGCATTACCACGCGCTATGATGAAAACGAGTTACTCAGCGCGTTGTTTGGCGTTATCCATGAAACCGGCCACGCCCGCTATGAGCAAAACCTGCCACGCAAATGGTCAGGACAACCTATTGCGCTTGCGCGTTCAACCGCGATCCATGAATCCCAGAGCCTGTTCTTTGAAATGCAACTGGCTCGCAGCGATGCATTCCTGAGGCGGTTGATTCCGGCGGTTAAGCAACATTTCGGCGATCAGCCTGCCTTTGAGGAACGTAACTTCATCGCCTGGAACCAGCAGGTGAAACCTGGGTTTATCCGTGTTGATGCAGATGAGGTCAGCTACCCTGCCCACGTTATCCTGCGCTACGAAATTGAGCGGGCATTGATTAATGGCGACATTGAGGTCGATGATATCCCGGCGCTCTGGAACGAGAAAATGCAAGCGTGGCTCGGATTATCAACGATCGGTAACTATCGCAATGGTTGTATGCAGGATATTCACTGGACCGATGGCGGGTTTGGTTACTTCCCTTCTTATACCCTGGGAGCCATGTATGCAGCACAGTTGTTTAGTGCAGCGAACCGCGCATTGCCCGGTTTAGAACAGGCCATCGCACAAGGGGACTACAGCGGACTCTTTGAGTGGCTGCGCCAGAATATCTGGCAGCATGGCAGCCGTTTCACCACCGAACAACTCATTACTCAGGCCACCGGAGAGCCTCTGAACAGTCGTTATTTCCGCGCGCATCTGGAAGCCCGCTATTTGTAATCTCATACCGTGAGTCGTTGTACATATCGTTACACGCCGATACCAATGACTCACGGAAGCCCTGTGATAACAGCGATATAGTTATTTCAACGGCCCCGCAGTGGGGTTGAATGAAAAACCAAATCGAGGGTATGAGAATGAAAAAAGTATTAGCTCTGGTTGTTGCCGCTGCTATGGGTCTGTCTTCTGCTGCTTTTGCTGCTGAAACAACTGCTACCACTACTCCGGCTGCAGCTGCAACCACCAAAGCAGCACCGGCAAAAACCACACATCATAAAAAACATCACAAAGCCGCTGAGCAGAAAGCCCAGGCCGCTAAAAAGCACACCAAAAAAGCAGCAACTAAACCTGCTGTAGAACAAAAAGCACCAGAGCAGAAAGCTCAGGCTGCTAAAAAACACCATAAAAAAGCAGCCACTAAACCTGCTGTAGAGCAAAAAGCACCAGAACAGAAAGCGCAGGCTGCTAAAAAACATACCAAAAAAGCCGTAAAACACGAAGCCGCTAAACCCGCTGCTCAACCGGCTGCATAAGTCTGATGTAACAACCCTGGCGCCCCCCGCGCCATCGCATACGGCGCTAAATCGTCCTGATTTAGCGCCGCCTTTCGGAGGGTAAAATGGTG is a window of Citrobacter sp. Marseille-Q6884 DNA encoding:
- a CDS encoding MFS transporter; the encoded protein is MSRTTIVDTAPASGIDENIIAPPDGYIKRGTSSFMRVTLALFSAGLATFALLYCVQPILPVLSHEFGVSPASSSISLSISTAMLAIGLLFTGPLSDAIGRKPVMVTALLLASCCTLLSTMMTSWHGILIMRALIGLSLSGVAAVGMTYLSEEIHPSFVAFSMGLYISGNSIGGMSGRLISGVFTDFFSWRIALAAIGCFALASALMFWKILPASRHFRPTSLRPKTLFINFRLHWRDKGLPLLFAEGFLLMGAFVTLFNYIGYRLMLSPWELSQAIVGLLSVAYLTGTWSSPKAGSMTTRYGRGPVMLFSTGVMLFGLLMTLFTSLWLIFAGMLLFSAGFFAAHSVASSWIGPRAKRAKGQASSLYLFSYYLGSSIAGTLGGVFWHNYGWNGVGGFIALMLVMALLVGARLHHRLHA
- the bioD gene encoding dethiobiotin synthase encodes the protein MLKRFFITGTDTSVGKTVVSRALLQALASGGKRVAGYKPVAKGSKETPEGLRNKDALVLQSVSSIELPYEAINPIALSEDESSVAHSGPVNYTLLSNGLASLSEKVDHVVVEGTGGWRSLMNDLRPLSEWVVQEQLPVLMVVGIQEGCINHAILTAQAIASDGLPLIGWVANRINPGLAHYAEIIDVLSKKLPAPLIGELPYLPRAEQRELSQYIRLSMLGSVLSVDRVLA
- the dmsD gene encoding Tat proofreading chaperone DmsD, which gives rise to MTHFSQRDNFSTAARVLGALFYSAPDSAEAAPLVSALTADGWQTQWPLPEDALSPLVTKFQADADETLPHAWQRLFIGPYALPAPPWGSVWLDRENVLFGDSTLALRQWMRDNGIQFATHQNEPEDHIGALLLLVAWLAENERDTECEQLLAWHLLPWSARFLEIFVEKAEHPFYQALGELTRQTLAHWQAQLLIPVARKPLFR
- a CDS encoding carboxypeptidase M32, with product MSNSANYQQLTRTFQRLSRFSHLSAITSWDMFTMMPSGGSKARSEALAELSVLEHQILTDPNVATWIAAAGQDDLSDIERANLREMSRLHHQASLLPESLVEAKSLAGSRCEHAWRSQRPANDWEGFAENLRDVVKYSREEAKLRAEAKGCTPYDALLDVFEPDMTSARLDVLFADLKSWLPDLLNKVVEKQSQQSLIAPVGPFPTAIQRELGLETMAQLGFDFTAGRLDISAHPFCGGVPEDVRITTRYDENELLSALFGVIHETGHARYEQNLPRKWSGQPIALARSTAIHESQSLFFEMQLARSDAFLRRLIPAVKQHFGDQPAFEERNFIAWNQQVKPGFIRVDADEVSYPAHVILRYEIERALINGDIEVDDIPALWNEKMQAWLGLSTIGNYRNGCMQDIHWTDGGFGYFPSYTLGAMYAAQLFSAANRALPGLEQAIAQGDYSGLFEWLRQNIWQHGSRFTTEQLITQATGEPLNSRYFRAHLEARYL
- the clcB gene encoding voltage-gated ClC-type chloride channel ClcB; this encodes MHHLHVYPDLRAMFRRLLFAALIGILAALAVAGFRHAMLLLEWFFLSNTTGSLVNAAANLSPFRRMLTPALGGLAAGLLLWGWQKFNQLRPQAPTDYMEALQTDGQFDVSASLVKSLASLLVVASGSAIGREGAMILLAALAASCFAQRFTPRTEWKLWIACGAAAGMAAAYHAPLAGSLFIAEVLFGTLILASLGPVVVSAVVALLTTNVLSDSNALLYTVHLTRELHALEYVMIVSTGLAAGVCGPLFMWLMTTSHNGFLRLKLSPPWQLAAGGLIVGLLSLLTPTVWGNGYSVVQSFLLSPPLLTAISGIFICKLLAVLASSGSGAPGGVFTPTLFVGLSIGMLFGRMWGFWLPGTDEIAILLGLTGMATLLAATTHAPIMSTLMVCEMTGEYRLLPGLLIACVVASVVSRTLRQDSIYRQHTTEH
- a CDS encoding dimethyl sulfoxide reductase anchor subunit family protein; this encodes MGNGWHEWPLVLFTVLGQCVAGALIVSGAGWLTAKETATKQRIVRGMFFLWVVMGIGFLASVMHLGSPLRALNSLNRVGESALSNEIACGSLFFAVGGFWWLVAFIGKMPAALGKIWLLVSMILGVVFVWAMTNVYQIDTVPTWYNGYTTVAFFMTMLLAGPLFAALLLRAAGVSFNATPFASLSVLALLISAAVIALQGLSLGLIHSSVQQANALVPDYGSLQVWRIVLLAAGLGCWICPLIRRKDPHIAGLALGLVLVLVGEFIGRGLFYGLHMTVGMAVAG
- a CDS encoding LysR family transcriptional regulator translates to MNIELRHLRYFVAVAEELHFGRAAARLNISQPPLSQQIQILEQQVGARLLARTNRSVALTAAGKQFLADSRQILGLVNEAAARAERLHLGEAGELRIGFTSSAPFIKAVSDTLSHFRQCYPAVHMQTREMNTREQIAPLNEGTLDMGLLRNTQLPDTLNWEVILHEPLMAMIPRVHPLAQKPVVTLAELASEPFVFFDPHVGTGLYDDILGLMRRYGLTPTITQEVGEAMTIIGLVAAGLGVSILPASFKRVQLDEMCWLPIAEEDAVSEMWLVWPKHREQSHAAQRFRQQLIAAVQGT
- a CDS encoding DMSO/selenate family reductase complex B subunit; translated protein: MNAQYGFFIDSARCTGCKTCELACKDYKDLTPDVSFRRIYEYAGGNWQEDNGVWHQNVFAYYLSIACNHCDDPACTKVCPSGAMHKREDGFVVVDEDVCIGCRYCHMACPYGAPQYNAAKGHMTKCDGCHDRVADGKKPICVESCPLRALDFGPIDELRKKHGTLAAVAPLPGAYFTKPNIVIKPNANSRPTGDSTGYLANPREV
- the asr gene encoding acid resistance repetitive basic protein Asr; amino-acid sequence: MKKVLALVVAAAMGLSSAAFAAETTATTTPAAAATTKAAPAKTTHHKKHHKAAEQKAQAAKKHTKKAATKPAVEQKAPEQKAQAAKKHHKKAATKPAVEQKAPEQKAQAAKKHTKKAVKHEAAKPAAQPAA
- the mlc gene encoding sugar metabolism global transcriptional regulator Mlc — encoded protein: MVADSQPGHIDQIKQTNAGAVYRLIDQLGPVSRIDLSRLAQLAPASITKIVREMLEAHLVQELEIKEAGSRGRPAVGLVVETEAWHYLSIRISRGEIFLALRDLSSKLVVEDCLEMALVSETPLLERIIAQVDQFFIRHQQKLERLTSIAITLPGIIDTENGVVHRMPFYDDVKEMPLGEALEQHTGVPVYIQHDISAWTMAEALFGASRGARDVIQVVIDHNVGAGVITDGHLLHAGSSSLVEIGHTQVDPYGKRCYCGNHGCLETIASVDSVLELAQVRLKQSMSSSLHGQPLTVDSLCQAAMQGDLLAKDIISGVGTHVGRILAIMVNLFNPQKILIGSPLSKAADILFPTIADSIRQQALPAYSQHIVVESTQFTNQGTMAGAALVKDAMYNGSLLIRLLQG